Within Caproicibacterium argilliputei, the genomic segment AGTTTTTTTGGATGTCGCGGTGATTGACGCTGGCACGGTACCCTTTTTCAATCAAATGTTCGTACAGCAGCTGCGCAATCGTTACTGAACGATGATGCCCACCAGTGCAGCCGATTGCCACCACCAGCTGACTTTTGCCTTCATCACAGTACAGTGGAATCATATAATCGAGCAAATCCAGCAACCGCGTCACAAAGCCCTTGGTCTGGTCCCACTTGAGCACATAATCATGCACGGGCGCGTCCAACCCCGTCTGATGGCGCAACTCTTCAATGTAGTAAGGATTCGGCAGGCAGCGCACATCAAAAACCAAATCCGCCTCCGTTGCCATGCCGAACTTAAAGCCAAACGACATACAGTGAATCTGCAGAGCCGAGGTCACATCCCCCAGAAACAGTGTGGAAAGGCGCTCTTTCAGCTGCGCCGGTGAAAGCAACGAGGTGTCAATGACATAGTCTGCCAATTCCCGCACCGGGCGAAGAATCTCCCGTTCCAGGCGAACTGCCTGCTCCAAACCGGTCGCACCCTCGCAAAGCGGGTGGCGGCGGCGCGTTTCTTTAAAGCGGTTAATCAGTACGGGATTGCTGGCGTCCAAAAATAGAATTTTGTAGGTCTTATTCGCAATCCGCAGATCCTCCAGCGTATCCAAAAGGGTCGAAAACATCCCGCCGCCGCGAATATCCGTGACCACCGCCACACGGGATAAAGTATCCTTTGCCTGCGTGCAAAGGTCATAAAACGCAGGAATCAGCTTGGGCGGAATGTTGTCCATACAGTAAAAGCCAATATCCTCCAGCGCATGAACCGCACGGGATTTTCCCGCACCCGAAAGCCCGGTAACAATAATAAAATCCATCTGTGAAAACTCCTTACGAAACCGGACGCACCTCGCACTCCAGCCGCACGCCGGCCTGCTTGAATACGGTTTCCTGAATCTTTTCAATCAAAGCCAGCACATCACTGCAGGTAGCGTCTCCGGCATTCACAATAAAACCCGCGTGCTTTTCACTGACCATCGCGCCGCCGACCTGGGCGCCTTTCAAACCGCATTGCTCAATCAATGTACCAGCGTAAGCGCCGTCCGGACGCTTGAAAATGCTGCCGGCACTGGGCATTTCCAACGGCTGCTTCGCCTTGCGGCGGTTAAAGTAGTCCTCCATCTGCATGGCGATCTGTTCCGGATTGCCCGGCTCCAGACGCGCCACAATGGAAGTCAGGATACTGCCGTTCTTCTGATAGGCGCTCTTACGGTAATCCATCTCCATCTCCGGCCCGAGCAGCGAATCGGTCTTGCCGGTGCTGGTTACGTGCGTGGTAGAAATCAACACGTCGCTGAACTGCCCCTCATAAGCACCTGCATTCATAAACGCCGCGCCGCCCACACTGCCGGGAATCCCCCATGCAAATTCCAGACCGGTCAGCCCATTGCGCTGTGCAAACTTGCACAGTCCCGCCAATGTGGCGCCGGAACCGCAGGAAACCGTTGTGGGGTCTGCCAGCGTGATGCGGCGGAAATCTCCTGTCAGTGAAAGCACCGCGCCGCGAACGCCCTCGTCGCTGACCAGCACGTTGCTTCCGTTTCCCAGCACCATCAGCGGGATATTGAGCGAAGACGCCGTGCGGACAATGTCCTTTAGGGCAATAATATCTTTAACGGCAATATAAAGATCCGCAGGACCGCCGATCTGAAAGGTTGTGTGCCGGCTCATCGGTTCCTCTTTCAGCACCAGGCAGCCGGCATTTTCCGCCGTTCTTTTCAGGGCCTCAATTTTTTCCATCGGATCGTCCTCCTAATATTGATTCAGTCATTCGGTGTGGCAAACGCACGGGTGTATTCCGCGAGATAAGTATGCAGCCGTTCTTCGCTGGAGTT encodes:
- the murB gene encoding UDP-N-acetylmuramate dehydrogenase yields the protein MEKIEALKRTAENAGCLVLKEEPMSRHTTFQIGGPADLYIAVKDIIALKDIVRTASSLNIPLMVLGNGSNVLVSDEGVRGAVLSLTGDFRRITLADPTTVSCGSGATLAGLCKFAQRNGLTGLEFAWGIPGSVGGAAFMNAGAYEGQFSDVLISTTHVTSTGKTDSLLGPEMEMDYRKSAYQKNGSILTSIVARLEPGNPEQIAMQMEDYFNRRKAKQPLEMPSAGSIFKRPDGAYAGTLIEQCGLKGAQVGGAMVSEKHAGFIVNAGDATCSDVLALIEKIQETVFKQAGVRLECEVRPVS
- the rapZ gene encoding RNase adapter RapZ encodes the protein MDFIIVTGLSGAGKSRAVHALEDIGFYCMDNIPPKLIPAFYDLCTQAKDTLSRVAVVTDIRGGGMFSTLLDTLEDLRIANKTYKILFLDASNPVLINRFKETRRRHPLCEGATGLEQAVRLEREILRPVRELADYVIDTSLLSPAQLKERLSTLFLGDVTSALQIHCMSFGFKFGMATEADLVFDVRCLPNPYYIEELRHQTGLDAPVHDYVLKWDQTKGFVTRLLDLLDYMIPLYCDEGKSQLVVAIGCTGGHHRSVTIAQLLYEHLIEKGYRASVNHRDIQKN